One Setaria viridis chromosome 7, Setaria_viridis_v4.0, whole genome shotgun sequence genomic region harbors:
- the LOC117864303 gene encoding adenine phosphoribosyltransferase 2, protein MGEQENNNAAGGNNAMAVVDEAPAAAKEKAGRAAADPRLQGISDAIRVVPHFPKPGIMFNDITPLLLRPAVFKDAVDMFVERYRGMDIAAVAGIEARGFIFGPAIALAIGAKFIPLRKPKKLPGDAFSESYVLEYGTDCLEMHVGAIEPGERAVVVDDLVATGGTLSAAIRLLERAGADVVECACLIGLPKFKDFYKLNGKPVYILVESRK, encoded by the exons ATGGGGGAGCAGGAGAACAACaacgccgccggcggcaacaACGCCATGGCGGTGGTGGACGAGGCGCCGGCAGCGGCCAAGGAGAAGGCGGGCCGTGCCGCCGCGGACCCACGCCTCCAGGGCATTTCCGACGCCATCCGCGTCGTCCCCCACTTCCCCAAGCCAG GGATCATGTTCAACGACATcacgccgctgctgctgcggccggCCGTGTTCAAGGACGCCGTGGACATGTTCGTCGAGCGCTACCGCGGCATGGACATCGCCGCCGTCGCAG GTATTGAAGCCAGAGGCTTCATCTTTGGGCCAGCCATTGCGCTGGCCATTGGAGCAAAGTTCATACCGCTGCGTAAACCTAAGAAGCTTCCAG GTGATGCATTTTCTGAAAGTTATGTACTTGAGTATGGGACGGATTGTTTGGAGATGCATGTTGGAGCTATTGAACCGGGGGAGCGCGCAGTGGTTGTTGATGATCTGGTTGCAACTGGTGGAACTCTTTCTGCTGCAATAAGACTTCTTG AACGCGCGGGAGCTGACGTGGTTGAGTGTGCATGCCTCATTGGGCTTCCCAAGTTTAAG GATTTTTACAAGCTCAACGGAAAACCAGTTTACATTCTGGTGGAGTCCCGCAAATAG
- the LOC117864305 gene encoding uncharacterized protein, with product MSNAAEETIGGCDGGTATPVVVVERVVTVEYLEQSMSRELLGKFPDSSAFDFDYSQSGIWSPLNKVPRGSPAPASRAGGACAADAEAAASSTDFLIANPKRRARAGGCWLKDSGAGGKSRWRRRRLRRDGSFLDLHETGRARLDFSPPAAPSPAKEGWRRVLKAAIRKFKARQRRSRQAPLLQMMLPML from the exons ATGAGTAACGCGGCCGAGGAAACCATCGGAGGCTGCGACGGCGGCACCGCaacgccggtggtggtggtggagcgcGTGGTGACGGTGGAGTACCTGGAGCAGTCCATGTCGCGGGAGCTGCTGGGCAAGTTCCCGGACTCCTCCGCCTTCGACTTCGACTACTCCCAGAGCGGCATCTGGTCCCCGCTCAACAAGGTcccgcgcggctcgccggctccAGCCTCCCGTGCCGGCGGCGCCTGCGCggccgacgccgaggccgccgcctcctcgacggACTTCCTCATCGCCAACCCGAAGCGCAGGGCGAGGGCTGGCGGCTGCTGGCTCAAggactccggcgccggcgggaaatccaggtggcgccgccggcggctgcggcgcgacGGGTCCTTCCTCGACCTCCACGAGACGGGCAGGGCCAGGCTCGACTTctctccgccggcggcgccttcCCCTGCGAAG GAGGGCTGGAGACGGGTGCTCAAGGCGGCCATCAGGAAGTTCaaggcgcggcagcggcggtccCGGCAGGCTCCCCTGCTCCAGATGATGCTCCCCATGctgtga
- the LOC117863688 gene encoding uncharacterized protein, producing MACYAALLHQPLASSLSPCSSSRRAGATRAPPRPQRVAAPSLASARALARVRISPRCAASAGAGAHGESPAAALRRVLETPGAHQAPACYDALSARLVERAGFSACFTSGFSISAARLGLPDVGLISYGEMIDQGRLITEAVSIPVIGDADNGYGNSMNVKRTVKGFINAGLAGMILEDQVSPKACGHTQGRKVVSREEAIMRIKAAVDARNESGSDIVIVARTDSRQALSLDEALWRVRAFADAGADVLFIDALASREEMKAFCAIAPGVPKMANMLEGGGKTPILSPVELEEIGYKIIAYPLSLIGVSMRAMEDALIAIKGGRVPPPSSLPSFEEIKDTLGFNHYYEEEKRYVVTPAQSSYRTGEPTSPGDARSTTEKPQEPVIDILPQLYDIGSSGRRGPSTGIWSRTLRLKITGRDGVQKIDARIPAGFLEGMTRIIPGLAGANIMERLRNAPIDADNPQNGQILLDFEDAMGDRIQVFIA from the exons ATGGCGTGCTACGCCGCGCTCCTGCACCAGCCGCTCGCCTCCTCGCTCTCCCCGTGCTCATCctcgcggcgcgccggcgccacgcgagccccgccgcgcccccaGCGCGTAGCAGCTCCCTcgctcgcctccgcccgcgCTCTTGCCCGCGTCAGGATCTCCCCCCgctgcgccgcctccgctggcgccggcgcccaTGGAGAGTCGCCCGCGGCTGCACTCCGGCGGGTGCTGGAGACGCCGGGCGCACACCAGGCGCCCGCCTGCTACGACGCGCTTAGCGCGCGCCTCGTCGAGCGCGCCGGGTTCAGCGCCTGCTTCACGAGCG GTTTTTCAATATCTGCTGCACGGCTTGGATTGCCAGATGTTGGTCTCATCTCCTATGGGGAAATGATTGATCAAGGACGTCTAATCACTGAAGCAGTATCAATCCCTGTGATTGGTGATGCTGATAATGGTTATGGAAACTCTATGAATGTTAAGAGAACAGTAAAAGGATTTATTAATGCTGGTTTAGCTGGAATGATTCTTGAAGATCAG GTGTCGCCAAAAGCATGTGGCCATACACAAGGAAGGAAGGTTGTCTCAAGGGAGGAAGCAATTATGCGAATAAAAGCTGCTGTAGATGCTAGGAATGAGAGTGGCTCTGATATTGTTATTGTGGCAAGGACAGATTCGCGTCAAGCTTTGTCTCTTGATGAAGCATTATGGAGAGTACGAGCCTTTGCTGATGCTGGGGCAGATGTTCTATTCATTGATGCCCTTGCCTCAAGAGAAGAGATGAAGGCGTTTTGTGCTATTGCACCTGGAGTTCCAAAAATG GCCAACATGTTAGAAGGCGGTGGTAAAACTCCTATATTGAGCcctgttgaacttgaagaaatAGGTTATAAAATCATAGCCTATCCATTATCTCTAATTGGGGTATCGATGCGTGCAATGGAG GATGCTCTTATTGCTATAAAGGGTGGTCGCGTACCTCCTCCAAGCAGCTTGCCATCATTTGAGGAGATCAAGGATACTCTTGGGTTTAATCACTATTATGAAGAAGAAAAACGATATGTTGTGACACCAGCCCAATCATCTTACAGGACTG GTGAACCAACCAGTCCAGGAGATGCCAGGTCGACGACTGAAAAACCACAAGAACCTGTTATTGACATATTGCCTCAGCTCTATGATATTGGTTCCAGTGGCAGAAGAGGACCTTCAACTGGAATTTGGTCTCGAACTCTTCGACTAAAGATTACAGGAAGAGATGGAGTCCAGAAAATTGATGCCAGGATACCT GCCGGGTTCTTAGAAGGGATGACGAGAATTATTCCAG gCTTGGCTGGAGCTAATATAATGGAAAGGCTTCGAAATGCACCTATTGACGCAGACAATCCCCAGAATGGTCAGATACTGCTTGATTTTGAGGATGCCATGGGAGATAGGATCCAGGTTTTCATTGCTTGA